The genomic window CCCCGAGGCGCGCCGGGCCATCTCCATCCGCATGATCGCGCAGTTCAGCACCATCATCGCGGCCATCAACCGCGCCCAGGAAGGCCAGGAGCCGGTTGCGCCCCGCATGGACCTGACCCACGCGGGCAACTTCCTGTACATGCTCACCGGCCACGAGCCGACGTCAGAGCAGGCGCGCCTGTTCGACATCGCGCTGGTCCTGCACGTCGACCACGCCATGAATGCCAGCACCTTCACGGCGATCGCCACCTCCAGCACCCTGAGCGACATGTACTCGTGCATCACCTCCGCCATCGGCGCGCTCAAGGGCCCGCTGCACGGCGGCGCCAACGAGGCCGTCATGGACATGCTCGACGAGGTCGGCACGCCGGATAGGGCCGTGGAGTACATCTCCGGCAAGATGGACCGCAAGGAGAAGATCATGGGCGTGGGCCACCGCGTCTACAAGAACTTCGACCCCCGCAGCCGCGTGCTGCGCGACTACGCCGAGCACGTTGCCAACAAGGAAGGCAAGAGCAACTACTACCAGATTCTCGAGACCATCGAGAAAACGGTGGTGGACCGCCTGGGTGACAAGGGCATCTACCCCAACGTGGACTTCTACAGCGGTACGGTCTACAGTGATCTGGGCATCAGGAAGGAGTTCTTCACGCCCATCTTCGCGCTGGCCCGCATCAGCGGCTGGTGCGCCAGCGTGATCGAGTACAGCGAGGACAACCGCCTGCTGCGCCCCAGCAGCGTGTACACCGGCGAGAAGGACGCGCACTACGTCCAGATTCAGGACCGTCAGTAAGTTCGGTCGGCTCCGGTAAAACCCAGCAATAAATAAGGCCCCCTGTCCAACTGGAAGGGGGCTTTTCTGCGCTGGGCACCGGAGGCCAGCCCCGGCCGTCAGGCCATGCTGCGCCGCGCCCGTTTCTCGGCCTCGATGGCACGCTGCAGCTCGCCGATCTGGCGCAGCAGGCCCAGCTGTTCGGTGGGGGCGGCCCCGGCCACCTGTTTTTTCAACAGCTCGATCTCCGCGCGCAGCGAGTCGATGCTCAGGGTGACCTGAATGTCGTCCACGGCGGCGGCGGCGTAGGCCCCGACCTTCTGCTCGTATTGCAGGTTGGTGGCACGCGACAGCCCGCCCGAATCGCGGCCCTCGAACAACAGCCGGATCAGCAACTGTTCCTCGGGCTGGCCCCGGAAGACTTCCAGGATGTGGTCCGAACTCTGCGCTCCCTGGGCGGCGAGCATCACCTTGCGCACCGATTCGTTGCGCCACGGCGTGCTGCCGTCGAGCTTGGAGAGCAGGCTGGGGTCCACGAGCAGCTGCCGCAGCAGCGCGAGTTCCCGGTCCTCCTCGCCGCGTCCGGTGCTCATGCCCGCAAGGTGGGTGTCGGTAAGCTGGCGGCGCTTGGCCTTGGAGGCGATCCATTCCAGCAGCGCCTCGGGCTTGATGCCCAGCGTCTCGCACGCGGCCGTCCGCACGCCCTCGGCAATCTCGTCGAGGGGATCGAGGTTGTGCATGCGCGGCAGCAGCTCCATCAGGATGCGGCGCTTGCCCTCGCTGGTGGCGGTGCCGTACTTCTCGATGGCCGCGTGTACGCGGTAATGCACTTCATCCAGCCCGTTGGCGAGCGCCTCGCGGATGCCGGCCGCGTCACCGGCGAGCAGCGCGTCGGCCGGGTCCTTGCCGCTGGGAACCGAGGTGGCCC from Deinococcus aerophilus includes these protein-coding regions:
- a CDS encoding citrate/2-methylcitrate synthase, with the translated sequence MTEIAKGLEGVQFTESKLTFINGSEGILLHLGIPIQEWAENSTFEELSLALLDGKLPTATELATFDAHLRENREIPHQLIDVIKAMPRGINPMQALRTAVSYLGLLDPQSEDITPEARRAISIRMIAQFSTIIAAINRAQEGQEPVAPRMDLTHAGNFLYMLTGHEPTSEQARLFDIALVLHVDHAMNASTFTAIATSSTLSDMYSCITSAIGALKGPLHGGANEAVMDMLDEVGTPDRAVEYISGKMDRKEKIMGVGHRVYKNFDPRSRVLRDYAEHVANKEGKSNYYQILETIEKTVVDRLGDKGIYPNVDFYSGTVYSDLGIRKEFFTPIFALARISGWCASVIEYSEDNRLLRPSSVYTGEKDAHYVQIQDRQ